Below is a window of Nitrospira sp. DNA.
GGTGAATTCCGTGCCGGACCAGAACGCTTGCGCGTCGAGTGTCGGAGGGATCATGTTCTGCACAATATGCGGCGTAATCGTCAAAATCACTTCCGTGGTAACTCGGTCGGTCTTGAACGAACTGATGAGATTCCCGATCCAAGGAAGGTCGCCAAGCCACGGGATCGTCACTCTGGTTTTCCGATCTTCCTCTTGCAAGAGCCCGCCCAGGATAATGGTTTCCCCATCCTTGATGCTGAGCATCGTCTCGGCAGACCGATTGCCGAACTTGAACTGCGTAATGGGCGGAGACGCCTGCAACGTGACCTGCTCGCCCAGTCGAATCACTTCAATCTTCATTTTCAATCCGAGCTCGCCCCCCACCCTGATAGAAGGTTCCACCGTCAGCTTGACGCCGGTATCCCGAAACTCAATCGATGTCACGGTCGATGTCGTCGGCACGGCACCCGTGGTGGCTTGACCGGGCAGGACGTTCGTCGTGGACAGGAGGATCGGCTGTTTGTCGCCGATGTTGATCTCCGCTTTCTTATTGTTCACGACCCGGATCTTCGGCGCGGCAAGCGTCTTGGCGTCCGTTATCTGTTTGAAAAAATCCAACTGAACATTCGTTGGGACCTTGAAGAGATAATTATCCGGGCCTAAGTTGGTCAACTGACGCAGGGTGAACTGCTGGGCAAGTGTCCCCGCAATAAGGCCAGCAGGCCCTGGGGGGACCATGGCATAGGCGACCTGTTTCGGATATGTCAGTCCATAGGTCTGATTGACGGTTCGGTCGACCTCCAGCACTTCGACGTCAAAAAGCACTTCTGCTTCCTGGCGATCGTTGGCCAGGATAATTTTTTCAGCCATCTGGATTTTTTCAGGCTGATCACGGATTACGATCGTGTTCAACTGCTCATTCGCATGCATGCGTTTCGAATCGAGCATGCTTTTCAGGAGCAACAACATGTCTTTGGATTTGGCGTTCGAAAGGTAAAAGGTTCGGATCATCAAATCCTGATACTGTTCCTGTTTCTGCTTGGTATCAGGGCTGACGATCAAGACAGTTGGAGATATCTGACGGGAAAACAAACCGTTGCTATTGAGAATCAGGCGTAGTGCTTCATCAAAGGACGTGTCCTGAATCGAAATAGAAATACGGTCGTTCCTTACATCCTTGTCGAAAACCAACGTATACCCGCCAACCTTCGCCACACTCTCCAAGACTTCCTTGATGCCGGCGTTCTTGAATTTTAGCGTTACAGGCTGCCTCGAACGCTCACCTCTTGTGAGTCCTTGTTGCTCTTCGCTAAGTTTGGTAATGCCTTCCAGGGCCTCTTGGTATGTTGGATCGAGCTCAACAGCCCGCCCAAAACTACTCATCGCCTCCTCTATTCGTCCATGTTGAACCAGCCGTTCCGCCTCGCGGTAATGAGACCGGGATTCTTTTACGCGAGTGGTTTCCATGAATCCCGCTTGATGGTCGGCATTGGAGGGGTCGATGGTCAGAGCCCGCTTGAATTCGTCAAGGGCAAGATCGAATTCCCTTTCCTTCAGATAGGCACGGCCGTGCTCCGCATGCGTCGCTGCCGCGCGTTCGCGGGCCAACGCGTACTTGCGTTGTAGAGAAGGATCAAAAGGATCGTCCTTCAGCGCCTGTTTGTAAGCAAGGATGGCGTCTTCCCAACGCTCCCCTGCCAAATGCTGATCTCCACGCTTGACTTCCGGAGACACCAACAGAGCACATCCAAACATCCCGAGGATTGTCAGAAGCTGGGTGATTTCCAGCGTTCGGTTATGAGGCCACGGCTTCAATTTGCAAGCCACACTTATGTTTCCTATGGACATTCCCTATGGCATGAAAGCATTTCCCATGCCCAGCCATCAATTTTTATACTACGGATCAGGACAGGCTCGAAGGAAAAGCCTGGAAGAGCTGAGAGCGATATCCCACAAGAAAAAATCAACAAATTATGGTGGAGCACGATCAAGTGTCGAGAGACTGTTTCGACCCATCAGCAACCCAAGTCTCTGCTCGCGTGGGTCAGAAGATACTCTTGCTGACCTCGTTTGAGTAAGCACTTTCATTCCCCGCGATGTCATAGGCAGTCACGACAAAGAAATATGTCGTGTTGAATTGGAGTCCTGTCGCAATGTACCTGGGCGTATTACCCTGAATCGTCGCAATGGGGGCCCCGTAGGTTCCTGATGAAGTCGCGCGATACACTCTATATCCGGCTAGGTCGCTTTCGACATTCGCATTCCAAGACAGCGTGACGGATGAACTCGATGAAGGATCCAGCCTCAGGGTGACGCTGACTGTTTTGGTTATTCCACCACTCTTCACAGTGATGGTGGTTGCATGATCTCCCTGGGTCGCGTTAGCCGTATTGACGCTTGCCGTAATGATTCCATTGTTAGAGCCTGACGTGGGACTAAGCGATAACCAAGGGGCACCTTCGCTGACGCTCCACGTTCCATTCGCACTAATGGCGATGCTCTGGGCGGAAGGGTTTGCCCTTCCCTGCGTAGCCGTGTAAGTCATGCTGTTGGGGGAAGCCGTCAATGAGGCGGCTGATACGGTGAATGTGACGGAACTAGTGCTCGTCACGCCAGCGTTCGTAACGGTGATCATAGCGTTGTTCGTGTCTACCGCAGCAGCTGATATGGCAACGCTAGCTACGATGGATCCGTCGCCGTTGCCTGACGATGGACTCAGCGTGAGCCAAGATGCGTTGCTACTGGCTGTCCAATTGCCACTAGAATTGACCGTCACGGTTTGGCTCGCCGGATTGCCCCCTCCCTGAACTCCTGAGAACGTCAACGATGACGGGCTGAGCGAAACAGTCGCCGAGGGGGGGGTGACTGTGAGGGTGATGGGGATGGAAACAGAAGCTACGTTGCCTGCGCTGACAGTAACCAGGGTACTGTAAGTCCCTACTGCCAACGAGCCGGCAGTGGCGGTTAATGTGATTGGGCCAGTATTCTTGCCAGACGCCGGGCTGAGTGTCAGCCATGCGGCTGTAGCAGCTGCATTCCAGTTCAATGTTCCCCCGCCTCTGTTTGTAACAGTGAGAGTTTGCGTTGTCGGACTGCTGTTCCCTTGCTGAGCACTGAAAGAAAAGCTTGAGGAACTCACTCCAATAACGGGTCTTGGTGCTGGTGGAGCCGTAAGCGGGACGGGCGGCGCAGCAAGTGGTATCGGTCCCGACCCTTCAGACATGAGTCTGTGCGTGGGGACTGATGACGGTCGGCTTTGCATGGAACCGGGCAGCGGTGCCGCCGTCGAGATGGTATCTCGATCGGTCGCCGCCAAGGCCGGCTGTATCAATGGAATTATCTGATCACCAACAAACAAGAGCGTGGCCATACTGGACACAAGCAACAACAATCGCTGAGTTTTCTGGCGCATTATCAGAGTCCTCCATGGAAAGCACATTGCGAACTGAGGATGCGCACAAGGCCAGGAAGCTATGAGCAAGTTAGGTGCCCTTTGCGAATGGAGAAACAATTTTGACTAGTGGGCGCTCAAACGCAGATGTTTCTATGGGTTTTACTGAAATTCGTGCCCCCGCCCCGGTTTCAGAGAAAGGGATCCATAGGGAGAACTCATACCTCGTAGATGTACACATGAAGTGATGGTTTATGTTTATGCTTGTCGCTGCTAGAACTGCTCGCATTGTCGGTATTTGACATGCACATGCGCATCGAGCTCTCTTCGATATCTATCTTTGGCATTCTCGGTTAGAGAAAACATGGTCTGCCAAGCGCAAGCTGACTATGCAAGGACACCGTGTTCTATCAGTATCTGTGGACCCTATTTGGTTGAGCCAGCATTCGTCGTAGACCGTAAACCGCGTGAACCTAGACCCCAATGACGAGCGCGTGAGGGAGCGCCTGAATGTATGTGCCGAGCACCGGGAAGTGGTGGTCTTGCCACCCTGATTCGTGGGGAGCCTAAGGTCGTCCGAACGTAGGTCATCAACGAGGCGCTGCGCCAGCTATGGCAATACGCTTACCCGGCGTCAGGCTGGCAGTTTTGGAACGGTGGTACAGCGGCGACTCAAATATACAGTTAATGGCACGTCGTAGTTCAATACACAATCCAGGTCAGCAAGGCATAGCCCTCATTCATTTGCTTGACTTTATTTCCTCGGCTGCCATACCATCCGCCGCATGGCACAAGGTCCAGCGATCGCAGCCCTGCACAGCATGTCGGATGTGTGGGACGCCTACCGTGATGAACTGGACGGAGTGGAGAATCGAGTCAGGAAGAACCTCGACTCCAGCGTGACCCTGGTCAATACGGTCGCCGCCCACATCTTGAGCGGGGGTGGCAAACGCATCAGACCACTGCTCCTCCTCTTATCTGCTCGCCTTTGCGGCTATCCTGGAACCGAGCATCATCAGCTCGGCAGCATCGTGGAATTCATCCATACCGCCACCCTGTTACACGACGATGTCGTGGATGACGCCGATCTCCGGAGGGGCAGAAGAACCGCGCGCAAGGTTTGGGGAAACCAGATCAGCATCCTCGTGGGGGATTATCTCTACACCAAAGCCATGTGTAAAGTCGTTGAGTTTCAGAGCCAGGGGATCAATGAAGTCCTCGCCGAGGCTTGTAAAAAAATGGCCGAGGGTGAAGTCCTCCAGTTGTATTACAACGGCAATCCCGCCATGCCAGAAATCGATTACATCAAGATCGTCGAACACAAAACCGCCGGTTTGATTGCGGCTGCCTGTCGCATGGGTGCCATTCTTGCCGACGCTCCCGAGACACAACAGAAAGCGTTGTTCCGCTTCGGCCAATACCTCGGGATCGCCTTTCAAGTGGCAGACGACACCTTGGATTACATCGCAAACGGCGAATCGCTCGGAAAAACGATCGGGCAGGATCTCCGGCAGGGAAAAGCGACGCTGCCCCTTCTCCATCTGTTACAGCATTGTTCGGAACAGGATCGCCAGATGATCAAGGATCGAATGGAAACCCGGACGCTCAGCACCGCCGACCTTGAACGAATCTTATTGTTGATGGCTGATTTCGGTTCGATCACCTATGCGATGGATCGCGCGAGTGCCTATATCGCCGCTGCCAAGCATGAGCTCGAACACTTTGACGACAGTACTGCACGGCGCGCCCTCTCGGTCGCCGCTGATTATATGATTACCCGCGACAGGTAGCGGTCGTCCCACCGGCTGGAAAGACGCTGGACCGTAGGAACGGCACGGCGTATGGCGAAAGGATTCCACTCTCTCCTATAACCATCAAACCGTGTCGCTGCCACGACACTGCCAAGAGGTTGTTCATGTCACAGATCATTCCGTTTCAGGGCATGCTGTACGACCAGATGCTCGTGAGCTCCATCAAGGACGTGGTCGCCCCGCCGTACGATATCATCGATGTGGAGGGACAGAAACGGCTTCACGACCGTCATCCTCACAACATTATCCGAATGGAACTGGGGCTCGACCAGACCGGTGACAGCGCTGCCAACAACCGATATAGCCGCGCTGCCGCGACGCTGCAGACCTGGCTCAACCAGGGTATTCTCAAGCGCGACACACAGCCGGCCGTCTACTTTCACACGATTGAATACACTCCTCCCTACTCAGCGCCCAACGCTCCCAAGAAAGTGCTTCGGGGATTTTTGGCGCTGGCAAAGCTGGAGACGCTCGACTCCGGACACATTTATCCTCACGAGAATACACGCGCGGCGGCTAAAACTGATCGTCTGAATCTGATCGAGGCCTGTCGCTCAAACTTCAGCCCGATCTGGTCCCTCTACTCAGATCCGCTTGGTGCCATCATCCAACTTTTGGAAACTGCTGTAAAAGACAAGCCGGCGCGCTACGACTTTCAAGACGATGCAGGCTGTCGCGAATGCCTGTGGGCCGTAACCGATAAGACCGTCCTTCAACAAGTGACCGACGCGATGCAGAGCAAGCCGCTGTTCATCGCGGACGGTCACCATCGCTATGAAACGGCGTTGAACTATCAAAATCTCCGCCGACAGCAGGCGGGGTCTCCGACGGGGCTGCACCCCTACGACTCCGTGTTAATGCTGCTCACCCCGCTTGAAGATCCAGGGCTGACGGTATTACCGACACACCGAGTTGCGACCACCGCTTTACCCTCTTCGGGCCAGATCAAGACGGTACTGGGAGACACGTTCGAGTTTCGGGAGTTCCTCTTCAGTGCATCCACACGACAGCAGGCGCGGTCACAGTTCTTGGCCAGCTTGCGGACGGAAGGAAAGACCGTTCCGGTGTTCGGTCTGACACGACAAGGCGACGACCGATATGTCATGCTCACGCTGAAGCCCGCCCATCGACCTTCCACCCAGGCATCACCTCGAGCCAAACTCGACGTCTCTCTGCTGCAACAATTGATCGTGACCAGACTCTGTCCCACGCAACAGGAACAAGAAGCGATTCTCTACACCAAAGATGATCACGAAGCCCTGGACTGGGTGGCCAACGGAACGGGGACAGGCGCATTCCTGCTCAATGCCACGAAGGTCAGTGAAGTTCAAGCCGTCGCGGCAGCGGGAGAACGGATGCCGCACAAGTCAACCTATTTTTATCCGAAGCCGTTGACGGGACTCGTCATCAATGTGATGAACGGTTAAGTGGAGACATTTTTCAAGTCGTCGCTCGCCGATCGCAACACGACTTCCTGGCCGATTCGTCCATAACGACCGACAGATGACCCGAGGCAGAGGGTTATTCCGATGAACGCCAAAATTCTTATTGTTGACGACGATCCCGACATCGTCATGATGCTCGAGGACCGGCTCCAAGCCTCCGGGTACGAGACTATCGTGGCCGCTGAGGGGCAGCAGGCGCTTGACAAAATCGTTGATGAATCTCCGCACCTTATCCTACTGGACCTCACACTGCCCAAGGTGTCGGGACTTGAGGTCCTCAAACGGCTGTCTCAGTTGAAACCATCGGATGGTCCTCCTGTCATTGTGATGACCGCATACGCATCCATTGAAGCCGCAGTGGACGCTATGAAACAAGGAGCCTACGACTTTCTGACCAAGCCTCTCGACAAAGACTATCTGCTCATCGTGATCCGCAAAGCGTTGGAGCGAGATTCGCTCCGACGGCAAGTCGCCTATCTTCGTTCCGAGGTCCACAGCCGTTACGCCAACATCGTCGGCAACAGTCCATCGGTCCGGTCCGTCGTGGAAGCAGCGCAGCGAGCCGCCAAGTCCGACGCGGGCGTATTGCTGCTGGGCGAAAGCGGCACCGGGAAAGAACTCTTTGCGCGTTCGATCCATCAGTGGAGTCATCGCTGTTCGATGCCGCTTGTCGTCATCAACTGCGTGGCCTTGACAGAGACTCTGCTGGAGAACGAACTGTTCGGCCACGAACGTGGCGCGTTCACCGGGGCGGACCGGCAGCAAAAAGGCAAACTGGAAATGGCCAACGGTGGGACCGTCTTCCTCGACGAGATTGGAGACATGTCTCTTCCGTTGCAGGCTAAGCTCTTACGCGTCCTGCAGGACCGTGAGTTTCACCGCGTCGGCGGCTCCAAGATCGTCTCGGTGAACATCCGCATCATTGCAGCCACGAACAAGGATCTTCGGCAGGCCGTGCGAGCAGGCCACTTCCGCGAAGATCTCTATTTTCGACTGAATGTCGTGAGCCTGACCCTGCCCCCGCTTCGCGAACGATCGGAGGATGTCGCAGCCCTAGCCCAGTTTTTTTTGGATCGACATACGAGAGATGCGAAACGACCAGGCATGACTCTGAGCACAGCTGCGCTCAATGCCTTGATCCGCTATCCCTGGCCGGGAAACATTCGAGAATTGGATAATGTGATCGCGCGCGCGGTCGTCTTGAGCCCGAAAGACATCATCGAACCGGAGATGTTGGCCCTACTGGCGGAGGACAGCATCCTCCGTCGAAGCGACAATGCTCCACCGCCGTATCTGAACCTGCCCTACCATGAATCGATGGAGCAACACAGCCGCTACATCATCGCGCGCGCGATGGAACAGGCTGAAGGCAATCAGACGAAAGCCGCCGATTCGCTCGGGCTTCAACGAACCTACCTGGCTCGGTTACTCAAACAACAAAAAGAATAGGCACGATGGAGTGGCCAGCGAGTGAAGGGGCGCGATCGTGGTCGAGATCAACTCTACTTACTTGAGCGGGACGCGCGGTTCGAGAGACTGCCGGTCTTCTAAACGAATCAGCCCCGCTCGGACATCCCGTTCCGCCTGCGCGTAGCGCTCGGCCGTGCCGATGTCTGACCAGTATCCCTGCAGGTCATACCCAAGCACCGGTTCTCCTCGCTCGATGGCCTTCACATAGGGATCGATGATCGAAGATGCCGCCCCTTTGGGTACCTCCTGGAGCAACCGGGGATGTAAGATATGAATCCCGGCGAACATGCGCGGCGTCGTCGGGACGGAATCCACAAGCCCTTGTCCAGTTATGCGTAAGATCTGCCCCATGTCTCCCACTTCCACCAGCCCCCAACGGGCAGCGTCTGGATCTTCCCGGAGCACCAACGTTGCTGCTGCATTGCGCGAGCGGTGAAAATCGCAGAGCGCCTCAAGATCCAGTTCCACCAGCGTATCCCCGTTGAGAATCAGAACCGGCTCTCCCGAAAAATGAGGCTCGGCCTGTTTAATCCCACCGCCGGTTCCGAGGATGACCGGCTCATGGGAGTAAATAATCCGAATCCCGAATTTCGACCCGGCTCCCAACGCCTGTTCGATCATCGAACCCAGGTGATGCAGGTTGATGACGACTTGGCGGAACCCATGCCGATTCAGCAGCAGTAAGTTCCAGACGATGAGCGGCACTCCTCCGACCGGCAGCAACGGTTTAGGAATGGTGTTCGTCAGCGGTCTCAGGCGGGTGCCGAGGCCAGCCGCAAGAATCATCGCTTTCATATGCGTAAAACGTGAGAGGTGAAAGGTGAGAGGTTGGAGGGGGTAGAGGACGGACCCATACTGGATCTTCGTCTCACGTTTAACGTTTCACGTTTCACGTCTTACTGTAATTCCGGCACGTGTGGGCTGAGGTGCTTCCGAAGGGTATCCAGTTCCGGATATTTTTTAAGATTGTGTTTGACGTAGCTCAAGACGCGAGGGATATCGGTTAAGAATTTTGGGTTGCCTTTCACCAGATCAATGTATACAAACCGGCCAGCAGCCTTCAAATTTCGTTGAATACTCGTCAAATCAAACAGTCGTCGGAACTCGGCACGATTAGCCCAGACGAAACGTCGTTCGGCCAGCTGGTCGAGGTAGTACCCCACTAAATCGTCAACGAGGGCTTCGTCGAGCTGAATGTAGGCATCCCGCAGCAGTGAGGCAAGATCGTAGGTCGCCGGTCCCATCAAGGCATCCTGAAAGTCGATGACGCCGAGCCGCAAACCATCGACCATCAAATTGCGAGAGTGGTAATCACGATGGGTGAAGACGCGTGACTGCCCGGCCAGCAGCTCCGCAATCTTCTCGAACTCGCGTCTTATCGTCGTGGCGTCCTCATCGGGCAACGGTCTGCCGTTGCGCGCCACGATTCCATACTCCAGAAAATGATCGAATTCCCACATCAACAATGGTACGTCGAAGCTACGGTGAAACGCCAAGCATCCGGGATCCGCCGGTGTCGTGGCATTGATCTGTATCTGGACGAGGACGTTGATCGCCTGCTTGTACCTCGCCTCCAAGCTCGTGCCATCCGCCTGACCGACGGCCTCCGCCAACGTCACATCTCCAAAATCCTCCAGATAGAGCAGCCCTGCCGATTGATCATGGTAGTGGAGTCTAGGCACCGGCACGTTCACCTTGGCCAAATGCGACATGATGTTGACAAACGGCAGTTCGGAGATCTGGTGTATTCCCCCGCTCACCGCCTCTTCCGATTGTTTGAATCCTTCCGGCTCAGCCAGTTGCATTACGATCAGGGAATGCGGTGGTCCACCAGCAACGGCGGCTCGATAGTAGCGCCGATTGGAGGCATCTCCTGCCAATGGCGTCAGAGTCCTCAACAAGAGGCCAGGGGGAAGACGAGTCTCGACGACCTGAGCGATAAGTGTTTGATCGGGAGGAGAGAGTGGTGCCTTGGCAGAGATTGGGTTGGCCGGCAACATACTCAGCGAATTATAGCGAGCGTCCCGCGACTTGTCACGAACACCACCTATCCGATCGGCCCTACGGCAGCGCTTCCGGAATCGAACTCACCGGTCTGAGATTCACTACCCGATGCATGGCGACCGCTCCGACCGCGGCTCCGATCGTATCCGCCAGCCAATCGAGCCAACTTGATTCTCGAAACGGAACGAACGCTTGGTGAACCTCGTCGCTCAGCCCATACAACGAGGTCAGTAGAATGGCTGCCGGAATCGCTTGCCGACTCCATGAATCAGACCCACTTCCACGAATCGCCCTGTAGCACAACGCGCCCAATACCGCATATTCGACGGCATGCAAGACCTTATCACTGAAATACGTGACGAACGGTACATGGGTTTCAGGATGAGACTGTGCGGATAGATAGAAAATAAGCCCGGCATATCCGCACACCGGCCCCCAATACCGAAAGAATGTCGCCATATCAACTCCTCACATGACGGTCGATCACAAATTCACCAGCGGATTGCATGCTCATACCCCCTATGACATACTCGCCGAAAGAAAGGGGAACGCGACACTGATGAAGCATGTCCACGTGTGTTTCCTGTGGCATATGCACCAACCCTATTACACCGATCCCGTAGCTGGATCGGCCAGCATGCCGTGGGTACGTCTGCATGCGACCAAGGCCTATTATGACATGGCTGCTTTGTTGGAAAAATTTCCTGCTGTTCGCGCCACATTCAATTTTACCCCATCTCTTCTCTTACAGTTACAGGAAATCGGCACCGGCAAGATCCTCGACCTTTTTCTGGAACATGCACAACGCCGAGCGGCTGGTCTCACTCTTGAAGAAAAGGCCTTCCTGGTCCGTCATTTCTTTTCGGCCAATTGGGCGACGATGGTACGACCCTATCCACGATACCATGAGTTGCTGGTGAAACGGGGATTGGACATACAGGGGCATGATCTCCACCGTCTCGCCCATCAATTTTCCACACAAGAGCTGCTGGATCTGCAAGTTTGGCACAATCTCGCCTGGTTCGGGTACGGCACCGTTCAACAATATCCTCGTCTGGCCGCGCTGCGCCAGAAAAATCGCGGCTTCACCGAGGACGACAAGCAGGAAGTATTGGAACTGCAACGGATGGCCGTGCGAGAAATTCTCCCCCTGTACCGACGGCTTATGGAGCGGGAACAAATCGAACTGACCACGACTCCGTTCTATCATCCGATTCTGCCGCTGGTCATCGACACTGATATCAACCGGCGGGCCAGGCCGGATCTCCCCCTGCCCGCTCGTTTCCACGCCCCAGATGATGCCGCAGCTCAACTTCAACAGGCCGTCGATTTTCATCATCAAACATTCGGCCGGCCTCCTGTCGGTTTGTGGCCATCAGAGGGATCGGTGTGTCCCGAAATGCTTCCTCTTATCCATCAGGCCCGCCTTCGCTGGTTTGCCACGGACGAAGGCATCCTTGCACGCTCTCTGGGAATGTGTGGCCGTCCATGGCATCGACAGTCCGCGCTCTATCAACCTTATCGCATCGGTGAAGCCGAGCATTCCTTGACCGCACTGTTTCGCGACCGCGAGATCTCCGACGCGTTCGGATTCGTCTATCACAAGACAACTCCCGAATCCGCAGCCGAGGATGTCCTGCGGCGTGTGCGAGGCATCCTCCATGATGTCTCACAAGATACGATCGTCATCGCCATCGTGTTGGACGGCGAAAACCCGTGGGAACACTATCACGACGGCGGTGAACGATTCCTTTCGCTCCTGTACGAGGCGTTCACGAACCATAGACTGGATCAACCGGGACAGATCGTGGTCCAAACATCGACGATTTCCGATGCGATCGCTTCCGCTCAGCCCATGCAGCAGCTGCCCTGTCTCCATTCAGGCTCCTGGATCAATTCCGACTACAAGATCTGGATTGGGCACCATGAAGACAATCGTGGATGGGATCTCCTCGGTCATACCCGCACACAGCTCATGAATCTCGCGCCAAGTCTTCCGCCTGACCGCGCGCGGGCGGCCTGGCAAGAACTGTACGCCGCCGAGGGCAGTGACTGGTTCTGGTGGTACGGTGATGATTTCGATACCGATTTTAAGCCTGAATTCGACCGGCTCTTTCGAACTCATCTCCGCAATGTCTGGACCTATATGGGCATTCCGCCTCCAGACCAACTGAACAATCCCATCTGCACCAGGGACATCGCCTCCTGGTCCGATTCGATTCAACAGCCGCTCGCCCTGCTGAATCCCACGATCGACGGCATGGTGACCGATTTTTTCGAATGGCGCGGCGCGGGAAACATCGGTACGCGACCCCCGCTTGGCGCCATGTGGAAAGCCGACGGGCTCTTTACCGCGATCCGATTCGGCTGGAACATGGATCACCTCGTGATGAGATTCGACCCCGACGAAACGAGCCGCACCCGACAGGGCCTCGATGTCGACATTACTCTGCAAGGGCCTCAATTCACGTTTCGGCTTCTGTTTCCGCTTTCTTCCTCGCCGGGCCCGAAGGCATTTCTCTTGTCTCGCCGAACCCAGACCGATGCCTGGCAGGAAATCGGTTC
It encodes the following:
- a CDS encoding glycoside hydrolase family 57 protein encodes the protein MTVDHKFTSGLHAHTPYDILAERKGNATLMKHVHVCFLWHMHQPYYTDPVAGSASMPWVRLHATKAYYDMAALLEKFPAVRATFNFTPSLLLQLQEIGTGKILDLFLEHAQRRAAGLTLEEKAFLVRHFFSANWATMVRPYPRYHELLVKRGLDIQGHDLHRLAHQFSTQELLDLQVWHNLAWFGYGTVQQYPRLAALRQKNRGFTEDDKQEVLELQRMAVREILPLYRRLMEREQIELTTTPFYHPILPLVIDTDINRRARPDLPLPARFHAPDDAAAQLQQAVDFHHQTFGRPPVGLWPSEGSVCPEMLPLIHQARLRWFATDEGILARSLGMCGRPWHRQSALYQPYRIGEAEHSLTALFRDREISDAFGFVYHKTTPESAAEDVLRRVRGILHDVSQDTIVIAIVLDGENPWEHYHDGGERFLSLLYEAFTNHRLDQPGQIVVQTSTISDAIASAQPMQQLPCLHSGSWINSDYKIWIGHHEDNRGWDLLGHTRTQLMNLAPSLPPDRARAAWQELYAAEGSDWFWWYGDDFDTDFKPEFDRLFRTHLRNVWTYMGIPPPDQLNNPICTRDIASWSDSIQQPLALLNPTIDGMVTDFFEWRGAGNIGTRPPLGAMWKADGLFTAIRFGWNMDHLVMRFDPDETSRTRQGLDVDITLQGPQFTFRLLFPLSSSPGPKAFLLSRRTQTDAWQEIGSYGSIKAHAILELAVPWKELCLEQGNAVQVSIIVREQGLEVARYPGHGSAILTVPGPEFEAGLWRV